One genomic segment of Paenibacillus durus includes these proteins:
- a CDS encoding TldD/PmbA family protein yields MNIEEFQKVLFAQGREAGFTEMEIYYANGRSTSVSVLKGEIDAYNIVESGGLSFRGLIGGKMGYSSTERLDYESIDYLLDEAGSNAEVLENEEPEELFAGSGHYHSVDTYLASLIKTPPGQLIEAALAMERIALNADHRIDMVRRSAASVSESEVLIVNTKGLNCHRKHSSASASIYVLAKESKDAKETVTGGWFDFSLRSFDDIDLEGVALTGVREAVSKLGASTVPSDNYPIIFRNDAATSLLSSFASVFSAESVDKGFSRLKGKLGEQVAGSNISIIDDPLMENVPSSKAFDAEGSATARHELIKDGRLLTFLHNRKTARKAGVQSTANAAKGGYKGMVEVSHHNLYIAPGTTSLSEIIRETERGILIVELQGLHAGTNATSGSFSLAAIGYLIEHGEIVRPVNQITVSGNFFELLNGIERIGYDSRFIGSCTSPTLKVSSLSVSGA; encoded by the coding sequence TTGAATATCGAAGAGTTTCAGAAAGTTCTTTTTGCACAAGGCCGGGAAGCGGGCTTCACCGAAATGGAAATCTACTATGCGAACGGCCGGTCCACCTCGGTCTCGGTGCTTAAAGGTGAAATTGATGCGTACAACATCGTAGAGAGCGGCGGCCTGTCGTTCCGCGGCCTCATCGGCGGCAAAATGGGCTATTCATCCACCGAGAGGCTGGATTATGAATCCATAGACTATTTGCTTGACGAAGCAGGAAGCAATGCCGAAGTGCTGGAGAACGAGGAGCCGGAAGAATTGTTTGCCGGTTCCGGGCACTACCATTCCGTGGATACCTATTTGGCTTCTCTAATTAAGACTCCCCCCGGCCAATTGATCGAAGCCGCCCTTGCGATGGAACGCATTGCCCTGAATGCCGATCACCGCATTGATATGGTTAGACGCTCCGCCGCCTCGGTCAGCGAAAGTGAAGTGCTGATCGTAAATACGAAAGGCCTGAACTGTCACAGAAAGCATAGCTCCGCCTCTGCGAGCATTTATGTGCTGGCTAAAGAATCGAAGGATGCGAAGGAGACCGTGACCGGAGGCTGGTTCGACTTCTCTCTGCGCAGCTTTGACGATATCGATCTGGAAGGTGTGGCGCTGACAGGCGTCCGGGAGGCCGTTTCCAAGCTGGGAGCGTCGACGGTGCCTTCGGACAATTATCCCATTATTTTTAGAAATGACGCTGCAACTTCTCTGCTGTCAAGCTTCGCTTCGGTGTTCTCCGCCGAGTCGGTGGACAAAGGATTTTCCCGTCTAAAAGGCAAGCTGGGCGAGCAGGTGGCGGGGAGCAATATATCGATCATCGATGACCCGCTGATGGAAAATGTGCCGTCAAGCAAGGCGTTCGATGCGGAAGGCAGCGCCACCGCGCGGCATGAACTGATCAAGGACGGCAGACTGCTTACCTTTTTGCATAACCGCAAAACGGCCCGAAAGGCAGGGGTCCAGAGTACAGCCAATGCCGCAAAGGGCGGATACAAAGGCATGGTCGAAGTTTCGCATCATAACCTGTATATCGCACCCGGAACAACCAGCCTTTCGGAAATCATCCGTGAAACGGAACGGGGGATTCTGATCGTGGAGCTTCAGGGTCTGCATGCGGGGACGAATGCGACTTCGGGGAGCTTTTCCCTGGCGGCAATAGGCTATTTGATCGAGCACGGTGAAATCGTAAGACCGGTAAATCAGATTACGGTATCCGGCAACTTTTTTGAGCTGCTTAATGGGATCGAGAGGATTGGATATGATTCGCGGTTTATCGGCAGCTGCACCTCTCCGACGCTCAAGGTCAGCTCGTTGTCCGTGTCGGGAGCCTGA